In one window of Toxotes jaculatrix isolate fToxJac2 chromosome 10, fToxJac2.pri, whole genome shotgun sequence DNA:
- the si:ch211-132p1.2 gene encoding proteinase-activated receptor 4 isoform X2, producing the protein MCVFPSSRPADECSGMSFRLRTFKLKTTCNFTTLKEKQLKEIQAPTTNLYLPVLYLLAFAVGLPSNLLALWVLLFRTKPLPSTTLLINLTVADSLLLLVLPFRIVYHFRGNNWELGEPFCRVVMAMFYGNMYGSVLCLALVALDRYIALVHPFGAKTLRSRRTSLYMTAAVWAVVLAAMLPLLLSQQTYMLDSLQITTCHDALPEEGQENYFLPYFATLFSVCFLLPFLVVLFCHGAVLCTLLAEGKRYGHAIRVTVLVLLVFIGCLLPSNILLLLTYVDNLPEGDGEDFYVPYMVSLAVSTFNSCIDPFIFYYVSAEFREKAKSALCCVFGDRSPSLGNDVSYSSSSSGLRSKVTLLSMSSRRGVLESPVDMQMT; encoded by the exons ATGTG TGTCTTCCCGTCTTCTAGACCTGCAGACGAATGCTCCGGCATGTCCTTCC GTTTACGGACCTTCAAGCTGAAAACCACCTGTAACTTCACCACTCTGAAGGAGAAGCAGCTGAAGGAGATTCAGGCTCCGACCACCAACCTGTACCTGCCCGTCCTGTACCTGCTGGCCTTCGCTGTGGGTCTGCCCTCCAACCTGCTGGCCCTGTGGGTTCTGCTGTTCCGGACCAAACCACTTCCATCCACCACGCTGCTCATCAACCTGACGGTTGCCgacagcctgctgctgctggtgctgcccTTTCGTATCGTGTACCACTTCAGGGGCAACAACTGGGAGCTGGGCGAGCCTTTCTGCCGTGTTGTGATGGCGATGTTTTACGGGAACATGTATGGATCTGTGTTGTGTCTGGCGCTCGTGGCTCTGGATCGATACATTGCTCTGGTTCACCCTTTTGGCGCCAAGACGCTGCGCAGCCGGCGGACATCACTGTACATGACAGCGGCGGTGTGGGCAGTGGTGCTGGCTGCCATGCTGCCGCTGTTGCTGTCGCAGCAGACCTACATGCTAGATAGCTTGCAGATCACTACCTGCCATGACGCGCTGCCCGAGGAGGGGCAGGAGAACTACTTCCTGCCATACTTTGCCaccctgttttctgtctgcttcctgctgcCCTTTTTGGTTGTCCTCTTTTGCCATGGCGCTGTGCTGTGCACCCTGTTGGCTGAGGGGAAACGCTACGGTCACGCCATCCGGGTGACGGTGCTGGTCCTGCTGGTCTTCATTGGGTGTCTGCTGCCCAgcaacatcctcctcctcctaactTATGTTGACAACTTGCCAGAGGGAGATGGCGAGGACTTCTATGTCCCCTACATGGTTAGCTTAGCCGTTAGCACCTTCAATAGCTGCATTGACCCCTTCATCTTCTACTACGTGTCAGCAGAGTTCAGGGAGAAGGCGAAGAGCGCTCTGTGCTGCGTCTTCGGAGACAGATCGCCCTCTCTGGGGAACGATGTGTCGtactcctcatcatcatcaggcctgaggtcaaaggtcactttGCTGTCCATGTCCAGTCGGCGGGGGGTGTTAGAGAGTCCTGTGGATATGCAGATGACCTGA
- the si:ch211-132p1.2 gene encoding proteinase-activated receptor 4 isoform X3: MSFRLRTFKLKTTCNFTTLKEKQLKEIQAPTTNLYLPVLYLLAFAVGLPSNLLALWVLLFRTKPLPSTTLLINLTVADSLLLLVLPFRIVYHFRGNNWELGEPFCRVVMAMFYGNMYGSVLCLALVALDRYIALVHPFGAKTLRSRRTSLYMTAAVWAVVLAAMLPLLLSQQTYMLDSLQITTCHDALPEEGQENYFLPYFATLFSVCFLLPFLVVLFCHGAVLCTLLAEGKRYGHAIRVTVLVLLVFIGCLLPSNILLLLTYVDNLPEGDGEDFYVPYMVSLAVSTFNSCIDPFIFYYVSAEFREKAKSALCCVFGDRSPSLGNDVSYSSSSSGLRSKVTLLSMSSRRGVLESPVDMQMT; the protein is encoded by the exons ATGTCCTTCC GTTTACGGACCTTCAAGCTGAAAACCACCTGTAACTTCACCACTCTGAAGGAGAAGCAGCTGAAGGAGATTCAGGCTCCGACCACCAACCTGTACCTGCCCGTCCTGTACCTGCTGGCCTTCGCTGTGGGTCTGCCCTCCAACCTGCTGGCCCTGTGGGTTCTGCTGTTCCGGACCAAACCACTTCCATCCACCACGCTGCTCATCAACCTGACGGTTGCCgacagcctgctgctgctggtgctgcccTTTCGTATCGTGTACCACTTCAGGGGCAACAACTGGGAGCTGGGCGAGCCTTTCTGCCGTGTTGTGATGGCGATGTTTTACGGGAACATGTATGGATCTGTGTTGTGTCTGGCGCTCGTGGCTCTGGATCGATACATTGCTCTGGTTCACCCTTTTGGCGCCAAGACGCTGCGCAGCCGGCGGACATCACTGTACATGACAGCGGCGGTGTGGGCAGTGGTGCTGGCTGCCATGCTGCCGCTGTTGCTGTCGCAGCAGACCTACATGCTAGATAGCTTGCAGATCACTACCTGCCATGACGCGCTGCCCGAGGAGGGGCAGGAGAACTACTTCCTGCCATACTTTGCCaccctgttttctgtctgcttcctgctgcCCTTTTTGGTTGTCCTCTTTTGCCATGGCGCTGTGCTGTGCACCCTGTTGGCTGAGGGGAAACGCTACGGTCACGCCATCCGGGTGACGGTGCTGGTCCTGCTGGTCTTCATTGGGTGTCTGCTGCCCAgcaacatcctcctcctcctaactTATGTTGACAACTTGCCAGAGGGAGATGGCGAGGACTTCTATGTCCCCTACATGGTTAGCTTAGCCGTTAGCACCTTCAATAGCTGCATTGACCCCTTCATCTTCTACTACGTGTCAGCAGAGTTCAGGGAGAAGGCGAAGAGCGCTCTGTGCTGCGTCTTCGGAGACAGATCGCCCTCTCTGGGGAACGATGTGTCGtactcctcatcatcatcaggcctgaggtcaaaggtcactttGCTGTCCATGTCCAGTCGGCGGGGGGTGTTAGAGAGTCCTGTGGATATGCAGATGACCTGA
- the si:ch211-132p1.2 gene encoding proteinase-activated receptor 4 isoform X1, which produces MREFLRILVFMSLLLLVCSVFPSSRPADECSGMSFRLRTFKLKTTCNFTTLKEKQLKEIQAPTTNLYLPVLYLLAFAVGLPSNLLALWVLLFRTKPLPSTTLLINLTVADSLLLLVLPFRIVYHFRGNNWELGEPFCRVVMAMFYGNMYGSVLCLALVALDRYIALVHPFGAKTLRSRRTSLYMTAAVWAVVLAAMLPLLLSQQTYMLDSLQITTCHDALPEEGQENYFLPYFATLFSVCFLLPFLVVLFCHGAVLCTLLAEGKRYGHAIRVTVLVLLVFIGCLLPSNILLLLTYVDNLPEGDGEDFYVPYMVSLAVSTFNSCIDPFIFYYVSAEFREKAKSALCCVFGDRSPSLGNDVSYSSSSSGLRSKVTLLSMSSRRGVLESPVDMQMT; this is translated from the exons atgaGGGAGTTTTTGAGGATTCTGGTCTTtatgtctctgctgttgttggtTTGCAGTGTCTTCCCGTCTTCTAGACCTGCAGACGAATGCTCCGGCATGTCCTTCC GTTTACGGACCTTCAAGCTGAAAACCACCTGTAACTTCACCACTCTGAAGGAGAAGCAGCTGAAGGAGATTCAGGCTCCGACCACCAACCTGTACCTGCCCGTCCTGTACCTGCTGGCCTTCGCTGTGGGTCTGCCCTCCAACCTGCTGGCCCTGTGGGTTCTGCTGTTCCGGACCAAACCACTTCCATCCACCACGCTGCTCATCAACCTGACGGTTGCCgacagcctgctgctgctggtgctgcccTTTCGTATCGTGTACCACTTCAGGGGCAACAACTGGGAGCTGGGCGAGCCTTTCTGCCGTGTTGTGATGGCGATGTTTTACGGGAACATGTATGGATCTGTGTTGTGTCTGGCGCTCGTGGCTCTGGATCGATACATTGCTCTGGTTCACCCTTTTGGCGCCAAGACGCTGCGCAGCCGGCGGACATCACTGTACATGACAGCGGCGGTGTGGGCAGTGGTGCTGGCTGCCATGCTGCCGCTGTTGCTGTCGCAGCAGACCTACATGCTAGATAGCTTGCAGATCACTACCTGCCATGACGCGCTGCCCGAGGAGGGGCAGGAGAACTACTTCCTGCCATACTTTGCCaccctgttttctgtctgcttcctgctgcCCTTTTTGGTTGTCCTCTTTTGCCATGGCGCTGTGCTGTGCACCCTGTTGGCTGAGGGGAAACGCTACGGTCACGCCATCCGGGTGACGGTGCTGGTCCTGCTGGTCTTCATTGGGTGTCTGCTGCCCAgcaacatcctcctcctcctaactTATGTTGACAACTTGCCAGAGGGAGATGGCGAGGACTTCTATGTCCCCTACATGGTTAGCTTAGCCGTTAGCACCTTCAATAGCTGCATTGACCCCTTCATCTTCTACTACGTGTCAGCAGAGTTCAGGGAGAAGGCGAAGAGCGCTCTGTGCTGCGTCTTCGGAGACAGATCGCCCTCTCTGGGGAACGATGTGTCGtactcctcatcatcatcaggcctgaggtcaaaggtcactttGCTGTCCATGTCCAGTCGGCGGGGGGTGTTAGAGAGTCCTGTGGATATGCAGATGACCTGA